In Anolis carolinensis isolate JA03-04 chromosome 4, rAnoCar3.1.pri, whole genome shotgun sequence, the genomic window CTCATTTACTGCTACAATTTCTCATTATCTAGGCAATGAATGGTGCATTTAGTCATGGTGAACTATGTATAAGCACAGAAatacacagagaaagaaagattcTCTGGTCCAAGCTTTTCCAGCTAGAAATCTTCATACATTCCTTGTATTCTGCCCATAACAAAAACTGAATAATTAAAATATCTCTTCCCTCCCAAGCTGATTAATGTAAATTGGAGACTCATGGCAGGGTCCTGAGATCCAGCAATTCTAatggcctcatcagatggggctttttCTGGCAGCATATGCCAACTGAGCCCTAGATGATCCATGGAGCCCTCCTGCTCCCATCTGACAATGCAGAGGAACTTCTGGCAGAGCTTCATGGGTCATCTAGAGTGGAGCCAGTGAATGCCACCGCAGTGGCAACACAGAAGCCTTCTCATGTTGCGCAGGTCAAGCTTCCACCTGTGAGATCAGCTTCCTGTCAACCTGgtaatgcagggcatggggcgatAGGTTGCCAATGCCCTGATGTTGGTCACCGAATCTGCCATGACACGTGGTGATTCTGGTGGCCCGTGTGACAAGGTCGTAAGTTGTCTAAGCCAAGGACTGGCCTTCTGAAATGACCTAAAAAGAGCAATCACCCATTCAGTAGTTAAGCTGGCTAGCATAATATCACCTGGGCAAACCCTTTTGCCACATCCTAAAAACCACGCCTTGAAGCAATATTTATGCCAGTAATAGGCACCAACTAGATTCTGCCATGCTAACTATTTGGGATAAGCAGAGGTAGAAGATACCATCCCTTGAAATGGGCCAATTCTAAATTTCCAGTTCAGGTGCTTATATTCCATAAATGGGTTGTTAACTACTTAGATCTGGACAAGTCCTGTACCCATCTTTATGTTTACAGCGAAATCATGACAATCCTACCCATGCATTTCTCATCTTTAAAAAGAAGCACTGAAGCAATGGAATAACTTTTCCGGACTACTCAAACTGAACCCATATGAACTTGACCACATCACAGAGTAACGGGATGAGTAACTCAAAACATCAAGGCTAATTTTTATAAAGGCACTTCATAGACATGCTGGGATTAATATGAACACATTTGTTATTAGCCGTCTGAGAAGAAATAGCTAATTGAATCAAATTTCAAGAAAAGTAACTTTAATCTTAGGTATTCAAACAAAATATGGTTTTCATAATAACCTGAAATGAGTATTATCTCAGAGTACAGTTCAGCCAAGTTACGACGTGTCAGTCCTTTTAGGTACTTCAAACTAAATCACAGAATAATGAAGAAATGCAAAAGCATACTCCACAGTTCAATGAGAAACAGTTTTATTGTTCCTAAATCAAGATGCTGTTAGGTATAACCTACTCACATCTAAATTTCCCTGGGGATGCAActgagtataaaataataataataaattctgtaAATACATCTTAGCTAATACCTTGTTTACTGAAATTGAGATGATGTCCAATATTGAATTTTGAGAGGGAGGATTTCAGAGTCACCTATGTTGGTTAACTGGCAATTGTCAATTGCACAAAGCTGTCTCTCCTTTATGGTTCAGTATATGATATATTATTACACTCCATGCAAAACCAATCTTCTTTATGGCCAGCAATATAATTCActctggaaaaataagaaagatttatttatttatttatttacttacttacttactatacttataccccactcttctcaaccccgaaggggactcagagtggcttacagattatggcaaaattcaatgccgcattgtacaaacaaaaaataagtataacatatcaaattataagacaattaaaaacatataaaatgcaataaaacaggtTAAAATATATTACTGAGTGCCATCATTGTTATTCAAGTTGCTACATTCATTCGGATCATTATACTCTCCAAAGGCCTGTGTGTAAGTCCAGGTCTTTAATCTTTCCCTGAACACCAGCAGGGAAGGAGCCAATCTGATCTCactgggaagggaattccacaggtaatgggccaccactgagaaagccctgtctctcatccccatcaaTCGCGCTTGtgaagggggtgggactgagagcagggcctccccagctgatcttaaggctctaactggctcataaagggagatgtgttCAGTCGGGTAAGTtcgaccagaaccatttagggctttataggacaaagccagcactttgaattgagcccggtagcaaactggtagccagtggagctgacttaaCAGAGGGATTGTACGCTACATGTACACCGCTTcagtgagaaatctggctgccgcccattggactatGTGGAGCTTCCggatagtcttcaaaggcagtcccacatagaccatgttgcagtaatctattcaagATGTAACAAGTGCATGGACCACCATGTTCAATTCTGGCTTCTCAAGAATGATACACAGTTGCTAAAGTTAGTTTTTCTACAAATAGTCATTGTCTGTCATTGAATTTTCAGGGTGTTGATGTTCTCAGTCTTGCAACACCAGGACTAGTCCTATGTTAGAACATCTATGCAAGACTCCCTTACACACATGGATGTCCTTCTTCAGGCACTGTGAGCACTTATATTCCATTTCTCTTTCCACAGTGCCCAAAAGGCACCTGACTTACTGAAAAGCTTCCGAAACCACTCCACAGAGCCATTCCATGCTTCACAGCAATCTGGCAGGCTGATCTAAAGGTGGTTCCCTGAAATTAGGCTGAGGGATGCAGTTTGTAAAATGCTACACAATATTCATGGCTTATCTTCATACGAGTATAACTgtgaaaaaacaaattcctaactCTCATGAGGCAACAAAGATGAATTTACATATATTAGAAGCAAGGATATGTAAAAGATCAATGGGGAATGGCTTCAGCAATAACACTGAAAAGGGCTGTGAAAAGATACTTCATTATCAGCACTATTAAATTCTTGAGATTACACAAATAGCCAGATATCTATATCGTTTTGATGACAAATTCTTTATGTAAAAGAGTGAGACAATTTCAACTAGTAGGGCAAAGCAGAATTAGAGCAGTCTGaggactgcaaaaaaaaaaaaaaacttaacccTTGTAAGGCACATCAGACACAACATTACTGATGAAGGGCACATACTCCTTTCCATAACGAAAAAGGGAAATGAGTTTATAATGCAAGGTGATTGAACTGTGTATAAATTTGTTAAGGCTTACCAAGAACTGCTCTTATTGTTTCTCTGTTTAAGAAGCAAGAAGTTTCTGCCAGTGCTCGTCTTCTTGCTCTTCCTCATAATGTTTACAGGTAAATGCATTTTGTGATTTGATGTTAGTTCTTTACTTCATCCCTACAGATTTCAGCCCATGAAAGTGTGTCATCTTATTTGGTTATCTCTTTAGTTTATTTAGACATACTGAAACAGAGATGGGTGGTGGCAGCCATGTTATGtgtcatataaaatcaagataagTTGAAATACTGGGAGTAAACTACATGCTACCTGTCATGCTCCCACAGAGGCTTTTACTGTTTTCTTTATTGAGCCTCAGTTTTCCCTTTAGCTAGAATAGGTTCAGTTCCTTTTTGTATAGCTTTCTGTGGGAGAGAATCTTCATTAGACCCTGTTCTTTCATGAAACCTCCCAGAGACAGAGCTTGCAGTCCTCCTCAGCAACTTCTTTGCAGCCAGTCAGTCTAAGGGTGCCAAGGAGCCTAGAGTCTGCAATATCTTCCACATCAAAGGTTAAAGAAACTCCTTCAAAGTTTGAAAAGCCAAATGTTAAAGAAATTAAATTTAAGATTTGGAGAAACAAGTTTGAAGGAACCAAGTCTGCAGTTTAAACAAGAAAAGAGACTTAACAGGAGATGTTAACAGAAGTCAAAGCCAGATAAAGGACACAAAAAAGAGGCTGGAAAGGGGATCTCTTTGGAAGAAATCAAGTAGTCGGGCTCTGGGAGGTGTTAGGGTACTGATCTTCAATACAATGAAATTACTCTTTTGTTTACTGTTACACCTTTTATTATGAGTTTCCAACTCTGTTCTTGGCAAGAATAGGGCACCTGAGGAGAGTTAGCTCAGAGGGACAGAACACTACCAATAGATATGGGGGTCAGTGAAGCTGTGGTAATTTttacaaaattaaataaaagttTGTTGAGGAATTACTAtttctttgtgtgttttttttaaagatttaacCAAAACCTCCCTGAAGTTAAGTAGGAAAGAAGCTGAGAAGAAGAAATCTGTGAAGGTAAGTGCTTGTCCTCAAAAAGCTAGTATGGTTAGAGTAGTTCAGGGAATTTGCAATGATGAGTTACATAACATCTAGTTTTACATTTCTATGGTTAATAGAGCATATTTATACCACCAACATAATATTACTTCTAGGTTTAGTTTCCTTCAATGATGATAGTTTCCCTACAAcgcataggagttgtagttagaTGAGGCTGCTGGAAATTCTCCATTTGCCAGAGTAAAAGTGCCAGCGTGAAAACTGGAGATGGCTCCTGTCCCCTTAAAGATTCTATAGATGGAATTTTAGCAGGTGTTTCATGTTACctggttgcatgacaagcaaGACCTATGGAAACTGTGTCTTCTACACAACTACTAAAGGTACTAGCACTGTCTCCAGTTGTCACCCTGGCAGCTCTACCTAAGAAACCATCTTTGGGCATGCTGTGAGTTGACTAAGAAGGCTAAATGCCCTGCTCCCAAAACTGAAGacctcaagattccataggacaTAACATGGCCATTAAAATGGAATAACAGCTCAACAATTACAGGAAGTGGCTGACATTGCTAATATAATACCAGATGAAATGCCCAGGCATTTCAAATGTGGGCTTTATTGCAGGATTTTTATGGCTGTCTTACTATGAATACTtcactttatttgtaacctgatttcattcatattttattattatattctatcacTAATTTTGATGCATTAGATAAATTaatttggggattttttaaatcagtggttATAGATCTATATtacaaatgtttttgaactgcagttcccacATTTCTCATCATTGATTAGGCCAAAGCTGGGCTATTGGGTGTTGCAGTTCAATAGCACCCAGAAGACCACATGAATGCTACTGCTGgtgtaaataaatacagaagaAGTGCATGTGATCAGAATATAACCTACCTACGTCTTGATGAAAACTCTGACTTGAACATAATTCCAAGCAAGATTCACCATATGTGACCAAACAGAAATCTATCTGATTGTTAAAGCCAGAGAGTTAACTTGGAGTGAAAGAGGGGATGAGTGATGATTTTAGTCAAAGATGGACTAATATCTCAGGTAACAAATTACCAGGGAGAGGGAAAGATAGAGAGAAAAATAATGCAAGTTAACTGCCAGGACCAATGAAATGGAAGCTTGGTGAAGGACAGACTTCATGGAAAACCTGtctcttttcctctccctctctccaatAATACCTGCCTCTATTCAAAATAAGAAAAACATCCAGGATTTAGATAACTTGTTGTATTTTCTCATGTTTTTTCTCCTCAGAAAAAAGTTCAGCAAAAAAAGCCTCCCCGACCAAGACCTTCACCTGCTCCCAACTGTGTGCCTACTTGGGCAAGCTGCAAGTCCTCATCTCGTCCATGCTGTGATTTTTGTGCTTACTGTTACTGCCGACTATTTCAGACAGTCTGCTATTGCCGAATGGGAAATCCAAATTGCTAAACGAAAACCAGGAATCTCACTGAGACTCAGGACTCTGTTCCATGGTAGGGGTGGAAAGGAGGGGAGTATCATATTACCATGACGTTATGTCCCATAGCGTTATAAAGGACATCTTTCTGTTTGTCATTCCTTTTCACATGTTGTCCTTTCTTGTCAGTTTTACCTAAATTATCAATTTTCAGATTCATCCTATGAGCCAGTGTAGTCCCCACTCAcctcattttaaaaggaaaaagctTTGGGGGAAAAACTTATGGGATACTGGATTTTCCCCTCGGATCCAGGTACTCTAGAGTAGACCCAAGCAACTGATCTTAAATATGACATCACTTGAGGAGAAACCTGACTTTCCCCTCCAATCCCTCTACTAGAGCAAACCCACGCAGCTGATCTTACACCAGGCCCCACTTGAAGGGGAACCCAACTTTTCCCTCCGCTCCAGCAACTCTGTAATAGACCCAAGCAGCTGATCTTATACCAGACCCCACTTGGGGGACACCTGAGTTTCCCTTCAATCCAGCAACTCTGCAATAAACGCAAGCAGTTGATTTTACACCAGACCCCACCAGAGGGAATgaccatgccaggctcatgaagcaggattctGGGAGAAAAATGTCAGTGCTTGGTAGGTGTCACCCTTTACTCCTCACCACTGAAGCGATTCAACCTGGGCAAATTTGACAGCTCCTATCCCACACACGTTTGGGTGTTTTCTCTAGTTATATCCTGATATCTGAcgtcttctcctccctcccttttttatgactgtttctaATGGTTCTCTAAcaaatggggtgatggcgacaggggacagggaaaaggcagaactacttaatgccttctttgcctcagtcttctcagaaaaagaaagccatcttcaacctcagcaacacagaatggatgaaggattgggggaaatccaaccccaaatagggaaacaagttgtccaggaacacttgggctctctaaacgaattcaagtccccagggccagatcagctacacccaagagtactgaaggaactagcggaagttatttcagaaccactggcaattatcttcgagagttcttggagaacgggagaagtcccagcagattggaggagggcgaatgtggtccctatcttcaagaagggaaaaaagaacgacccaaacaattaccgtccggtcagcctcacatcaataccaggcaaaattctggaaaagatcattaaggaagtggtctgcgaacacttagaaacaaatgcggtcattgctaatagtcaacacggatttaccaaaaacaagtcatgccagactaatctgatctcttttttcgatagagttacgagttgggtcgatacagggaatgctgtggatgtagcgtacctggatttcagtaaggccttcgacaaagtcccccacgacctcctggcaaacaaactagtaaaatgtgggctagacaaaactacagttaggtggatctgtaattggctaagcgaacgaacccaaagggtgctcaccaatgcgtcgtcttcatcatggaaagaagtgacaagtggagtgccgcagggctccgtcctgggcccggttctgttcaacatctttattaacgacttagacgaagggttagaaggcacgatcatcaagtttgcagacgacacaaaactgggagggatagctaacactccagaagacaggagcagaattcaaaacgatcttgacagactagagagatgggccaaaactaacaaaatgaagttcaacagggacaaatgcaagatacttcacttcggcagaaaaaatggaaatcaaagatacagaatgggggacgcctggcttgacagcagtgtgtgcgaaaaagaccttggagtcctcgtggacaacaagttagacatgagccaacaatgtgatgcggctgctaaaaaagccaatgggattctggcctgcatcaataggggaatagcgtctagatccagggaagttatgctccccctctattctgccttggtcagaccacacctggaatactgtgtccaattttgggcactacagttgaagggagatgttgacaagctggaaagcgtccagaggagggcgactaaaatgattaagggtctggagaacaagccctatgaggagcggcttaaagagctgggcatgtttagcctgcagaagagaaggctgagaggagacatgatagccatgtacaaatacgtgaagggaagtcatagggaagagggagcaagcttgttttctgctgccctgcagactaggacacggaacaatggcttcaaactacaggaaaggagattccacctgaacatcaggaagaacttcctcactgtgagagctgttcgacagtggaactctctccccagggccgtggtggaggctccttccttggaggcttttaagcagaggctggatggccatctgtcgggggtgctttgaatgcgatttcctgcttcttagcagggggttggactagatggcccatgtggtctcttccaactctactattctatgattctatgattctaaatcctGAAGGAGCTGTCAGGAAGTTCCCCTGTATCGTGGCAAGAACTCCATCATAAATCGTTCCCTCAATGGATTAGAAATGTTTTTAGGAAGTGGGGCCATGGGGTAAGGTCTTCTGTCTCTCATTAGACTCCTCAATATATCTACTGGGCCTTTTTGAAACCAAAGAATCTCTGAAAGGAAAACCAAAGGAAACAAACAATATTTCACAGTGACTGGTTGGCATGACCACCCAAAGCTGTATGAATTATGAGCTCTATTTCATGGGGCGAATTCATTCATAAATAAGATAGTCATATAATGAGCATAGCAGAGAATGGGAAAAGATGAGATGGAGGCTAATGGCCTGAAACTATTTACAAGAGAACGAAAAAAGAATATCAAGAAGAAATTGTCTCCTCTCAGAGTTACAAAAGGCACATATCAGCCATGttattctcttgaaataatccaAAAACTATATGAAGCAGCTGGAGATAGGTTACACaaaggtaaagggttccccttctggctctgaggggtggtgctcatctccagctctgagggttagtgctcatcttcatttctaagccaaagagccggcgttgtccatagacatctcccaggtcatgtggctggcataattgcatggagtgctgtttaccttcccaccaagatggtacctattgatctcttcacatttgcatgtttttgaactgctagctggggctaactgcgggagctcaccctgtcctgcagatttgaactgctagCCTTCTCTCCTTTTGCATCTCCCcagttctctttttcttcttcataaggagagagggaaagagagagtacATCTAGAAGCCATTTCCTCCACTTCTCTAGCTTTTTGCCCCAGCTCTCTTCCCAGAAAAGTGAAATGTGTAAAGTGAACTGGTGATTTAAAAAGAGAGCAATGTGTTCCTCAATTATGAGCTTGTTTAGTGTgctcctccacacacacacacacacacacacacacacacatacaccattcAACTGTGTAAATTGATGAGAGCTATGGAAAATGGGAACAAAAACAATTGGAGTTTGGAGAGACATCAGCAACACAAGTGGGGAATCAATGGCAAGCCCATCTAACCCTCCATCTAGAAGCTTTTTCCATCCTTGCCAAAAACCTTAAATcagctgttatttttttaaaaaataatttgagtTAACCAAGACTATTTCTCCAGGTTTTGTCAGGAGTATGTTTGATTTATCCTGGAGTTAATTAGTGCACCAGGAAAAATGGTTTGCCCATCAGAGTAGTACAATCCTCCAAATTCTGTGTAACATGTAGCATGTCTCCATCTACGTGTTACACAGTGAAAAGGTACTTAGGTGCCCTTCATCCCATTATTCCTAGGCACATGGAACCTGGTTTTTCTGTAATGTGTACCCACAACTACATGGAAGCACACCAATCATTACTTGGCTTTTGGGGAGTCACTTGTAATCCTGGGTTTCCTTACTGAGACTGGTTTGCATACTTTGAGAACAAAGTGAACAGAGAAGTCAAAAATATAGATGCACTGTGAACTGAGCCTGGGAACATTTGTTTTTATGCTTTCGCTCTTTATTTTGCCTATTCTATTCTTCACCTGCCACCCACTCCCAAGAACAAAAGCAATTCAAGATGAAGGCCAGATGGACCCAAAACAAAGGAAGTGGGTGGCAGGTCTGTCAATCCAGTATTTTAAGAAGTTTAGGgggaaaaagtaaagaaaaaccaTGAGACAGTCTCTAAACAGTGACAGATAAAACCCAAAGCACATTCCTCCCTTGCACATCATCTAGTGGCTGCTGTATATTTTACAAAGTTGGATAACATTGAAATGCTCATAACTATTATTTTTAATCGGACTGACAGGGTGGAGAATATGTAATTGATTTTCTTATAAAGAATAACAAAGATGTGAAACGGTTATTAATATTGTGTAGTCAAGTAGTTAGTGTAGTTCTTTTTCAATAACATTTTCTAAAAATGCAATTTGGATTCTTCTTATAGAATTCTATAATATAAAAGTGTTGACAGCAGAAAACCAACCAGCTTAATTACAACTTCATAAACTTCTTTACGCACATGTGAAAGTAGTAACCTTTAATAGCATAAAGGAACTGTGCAACAATATTTGTTCAGGAAACAAAGCTCAAGCCTAGATATGTGGGATCACCTCTTGTTGAGTCTTCAGAAATGGATAATGAAATCATCACACTAACACGAAGCATGAAATGGGGAAGCTGTGTATTTTTGATTAACAAAGAAAGTTACAAAGAAATATCAACATTTTTATATCAGAATGGGAAACACGCAGCCTTAAAGCAACATGCAACTTACAGCCAAATATTAAAAGACCTCAGTACGTAATTAGATCTTTTACAAGGACCATTTTTCTCTCACTCAGCAAGGAAAAGGCAAGTGAGGGATAAGGGAAAAGGGTGCCATCATCCCTTGAAAGATAGCCTTTGAAGGAAAATGGCAATGAGCCACATTTTGTGGTCCACATGACAAACACCACTAGAGCGGTAATACCAAAAAGAAATTGTGTTAGAATAAAGACCATTCGCAAACCTCCGACGGTCCCAAGCCGGCAGGGGCAGTCTAGTTAATCCACTTTTTCAGGGTCTTtaaaaaatatcccagtttctctctcctactCCCTCCTTTGTCTTCAGTGTACTTCAATTGCTGTAAATTAAATgcaaagtgc contains:
- the asip gene encoding agouti-signaling protein isoform X1, whose protein sequence is MLFRMEYRNIFLGFLICCILVITSSSYMIFEEKQNTNNSAVNNNKIKFPDLPHISIVDLTKTSLKLSRKEAEKKKSVKKKVQQKKPPRPRPSPAPNCVPTWASCKSSSRPCCDFCAYCYCRLFQTVCYCRMGNPNC
- the asip gene encoding agouti-signaling protein isoform X2; its protein translation is MEYRNIFLGFLICCILVITSSSYMIFEEKQNTNNSAVNNNKIKFPDLPHISIVDLTKTSLKLSRKEAEKKKSVKKKVQQKKPPRPRPSPAPNCVPTWASCKSSSRPCCDFCAYCYCRLFQTVCYCRMGNPNC